The Paraburkholderia sp. ZP32-5 genome includes a window with the following:
- a CDS encoding 3'-5' exonuclease, which translates to MTPILVFDIETIPDVAGIRRLEDLSASMSDAEVAEHAFAARREKTGSDFLPHHLQRVAAISCVFRDSNGFRVRSLGTPEDGEAALVQSFYRVIEKYTPQLVSWNGGGFDLPVLNYRALVNGIPAYRFWDLGEDDRDFKWNNYISRYHARHTDLMDVLAMYQARANAPLDALAKMCGFPGKMGMDGSQVWQAFQQGRIDEIRNYCETDVVNTYLLYCRFQLMRGGLKPAEYADEINLVKNALALETAPQWAEYLAAFEQ; encoded by the coding sequence TTGTCCGCCTCGATGAGCGACGCCGAAGTCGCCGAGCATGCGTTTGCCGCGCGCCGCGAAAAGACCGGCAGCGATTTCCTGCCGCATCATCTGCAACGGGTCGCGGCGATTTCCTGCGTGTTCCGCGACAGCAACGGCTTTCGCGTGCGCTCGCTCGGCACGCCCGAAGATGGCGAGGCAGCGCTCGTGCAGTCGTTCTATCGCGTGATCGAGAAGTACACGCCGCAACTCGTGTCATGGAACGGCGGCGGCTTCGATCTGCCGGTGCTGAACTACCGCGCGCTGGTCAACGGCATTCCCGCATACCGGTTCTGGGATCTCGGCGAGGACGACCGCGACTTCAAGTGGAACAACTACATCAGCCGCTACCATGCGCGCCACACCGATCTGATGGACGTGCTCGCGATGTATCAGGCGCGCGCGAACGCGCCGCTCGATGCGCTCGCGAAGATGTGCGGCTTTCCAGGCAAGATGGGCATGGACGGCAGCCAGGTGTGGCAGGCGTTCCAGCAAGGGCGCATCGACGAAATCCGCAATTACTGCGAGACCGACGTCGTCAACACGTACCTGCTGTATTGCCGCTTCCAGTTGATGCGCGGCGGCCTTAAGCCGGCGGAGTATGCTGACGAGATCAATCTGGTGAAGAACGCGCTCGCGCTCGAAACCGCGCCGCAATGGGCCGAGTACCTGGCGGCCTTCGAGCAGTGA
- a CDS encoding outer membrane protein assembly factor BamD — protein sequence MRALNTITKAAINLAAIKKAARKVAGYIACAAAVVAVAACHGLPEKTDETATWNNNKLYTEANDALTGGDFGKCAKYFEQLEGRDPFGHFAQQAQINVAYCNWKDNENAAADQAVDRFIQLHPDHPDIAYAYYLKGMIHFNDDLGLFGRFSGQDMSERDPKSLRESYDAFKVVVDRFPNSKYAPDAAQRMRYIVNALASHEVHAADYYYRRGAYVAAINRAQLALREYKNAPAIEDALHIMILSYQRLNNPQLADDTRRILAGTFPDSPYITGHARPGTVKSWWQF from the coding sequence ATGCGAGCCTTGAACACCATCACTAAAGCGGCGATCAATTTGGCGGCCATCAAGAAAGCGGCCCGGAAAGTGGCCGGATACATCGCGTGCGCGGCGGCCGTCGTCGCTGTCGCGGCTTGCCACGGCCTGCCGGAGAAGACCGACGAAACGGCTACGTGGAATAACAACAAATTATATACGGAGGCGAACGACGCCTTGACCGGTGGTGACTTCGGCAAATGCGCGAAATATTTCGAACAGCTCGAAGGCCGCGACCCGTTTGGCCACTTCGCACAGCAGGCGCAAATCAACGTCGCCTACTGCAACTGGAAAGACAATGAAAATGCAGCCGCGGACCAGGCCGTCGACCGCTTCATCCAGCTGCACCCGGATCACCCGGACATCGCCTACGCGTACTACCTGAAGGGCATGATCCACTTCAACGACGACCTCGGTCTGTTCGGCCGCTTCTCCGGCCAGGACATGAGCGAGCGCGATCCGAAGTCGCTGCGCGAATCGTACGATGCGTTCAAGGTAGTGGTAGACCGCTTCCCGAACAGCAAGTACGCGCCGGACGCCGCGCAACGCATGCGCTATATCGTCAATGCGCTCGCATCGCACGAAGTCCACGCGGCGGATTACTACTATCGCCGCGGCGCGTATGTGGCAGCGATCAACCGCGCCCAGCTGGCGTTGCGTGAATACAAGAACGCGCCGGCCATCGAAGACGCGCTGCACATCATGATCCTGTCGTACCAGCGGCTGAACAATCCGCAACTCGCGGATGACACGCGCCGCATCCTGGCGGGTACCTTCCCCGACAGTCCGTACATTACCGGCCACGCACGGCCCGGCACGGTCAAGTCCTGGTGGCAGTTCTGA
- a CDS encoding RluA family pseudouridine synthase → MTRSNTPGTAGAGNSNKDYSVSADPADALGVDSLDDDFSGDAPAASGAQGAAATVPTVPGRAADETPRTVVVPDELAGERLDKVLARVFPEFSRSRLQSWIEAQRVRVDGKPAKIRQPVPLGATIELVPDLLPEQLAFTPEPVPLEVVYEDDTLVVINKPAGMVVHPAAGNWSGTVLNGLLHRYGEAAAGLPRAGIVHRLDKETSGLMVVARTLEAQTDLVRQLQARTVKRRYLALVWGNMPDEGTIDAPIGRDPRERTRMAVVTGASGKPARTHFRRVSSAIWQRQPVTAIHCDLETGRTHQIRVHCAHIGHPLLGDPVYGRARGKRSVTPLPGGFARQALHAWRLGLIHPQTGRSMQWRADVPADIEALSAELGLGRDDAGEFDDGYDEYDDGHDASDYDDADEAADDTLADHEDDGHEDHDDHEEDDDHEEDDRA, encoded by the coding sequence ATGACCCGCTCAAATACTCCAGGCACCGCAGGCGCCGGGAATAGCAACAAAGATTATAGCGTAAGCGCCGACCCCGCCGACGCGTTGGGCGTCGATTCCCTCGACGACGATTTCAGCGGCGACGCGCCTGCCGCAAGCGGCGCGCAAGGCGCCGCGGCCACCGTGCCGACGGTACCCGGCCGCGCGGCCGACGAGACGCCGCGCACGGTCGTCGTCCCCGATGAACTGGCCGGCGAGCGCCTCGATAAAGTGCTCGCCAGGGTGTTTCCCGAGTTTTCGCGCAGCCGTCTGCAAAGCTGGATCGAGGCGCAGCGGGTGCGCGTCGACGGCAAGCCTGCGAAGATCCGCCAGCCGGTGCCGCTTGGCGCAACGATCGAACTCGTGCCCGATCTGCTGCCCGAGCAGTTGGCGTTCACGCCGGAGCCGGTGCCGCTCGAGGTCGTCTATGAGGACGATACGCTCGTCGTCATCAACAAGCCGGCCGGCATGGTCGTGCATCCGGCCGCCGGCAACTGGAGCGGCACCGTGCTGAATGGTCTGCTGCACCGCTACGGCGAGGCGGCTGCCGGGCTGCCGCGCGCGGGTATCGTGCACCGGCTCGACAAGGAGACCTCCGGGCTGATGGTGGTCGCACGCACGCTCGAAGCGCAGACCGATCTCGTGCGCCAGTTGCAGGCGCGCACGGTGAAGCGGCGCTATCTCGCGCTGGTGTGGGGCAACATGCCCGACGAAGGCACGATCGACGCGCCGATCGGCCGCGATCCGCGTGAGCGCACGCGCATGGCGGTCGTGACGGGCGCGTCCGGCAAGCCGGCGCGCACGCATTTCCGGCGCGTTAGTTCGGCGATCTGGCAGCGTCAGCCGGTCACCGCGATCCATTGCGATCTGGAGACCGGGCGCACGCATCAGATCCGCGTGCATTGCGCGCACATCGGGCATCCGCTGCTTGGCGATCCGGTATATGGACGCGCGCGCGGCAAGCGCTCGGTCACACCGCTGCCTGGCGGTTTCGCGCGCCAAGCACTGCACGCGTGGCGCCTCGGGCTGATTCATCCGCAAACCGGGCGCTCGATGCAATGGCGTGCCGACGTGCCGGCCGATATCGAGGCGCTGTCGGCGGAACTTGGTCTCGGGCGTGACGACGCGGGCGAGTTCGACGACGGATACGACGAGTACGACGACGGCCACGACGCATCCGATTACGATGACGCCGACGAGGCCGCCGACGACACTCTCGCCGATCACGAAGACGACGGCCACGAAGATCACGACGACCACGAAGAGGACGACGACCACGAAGAGGACGATCGCGCATGA
- the pgeF gene encoding peptidoglycan editing factor PgeF has translation MSTNLPELSFVDVVQPAWNVSPRVRALVTTRDGGVSDAPFGRWRAGADQPGGLNLGMKTGDDLAAVACNRARLLELAGVRDAAWLEQIHGAGIVRAEDALAYTHEHHTPMRADASVTDRAGLACIVMVADCMPVLLCDGSGRAVGAAHAGWRGLAAGIVEQTAQRVATLAGIEASELYAYLGPAIGPTAFEVGPDVRDAFMNGVDGAQRDETAAAFVAHPSNAGKYLADLPALARLRLQRLGVMRVSGGDLCTVTLRERFYSYRRDRDTGRMAALIWLDDQAQTLAD, from the coding sequence ATGAGCACGAATTTGCCGGAGCTGAGTTTCGTCGATGTCGTGCAACCCGCATGGAACGTGTCGCCGCGCGTGCGCGCGCTGGTGACCACACGCGACGGCGGTGTCAGCGACGCGCCGTTCGGCCGCTGGCGCGCCGGCGCGGATCAGCCCGGCGGCCTTAACCTCGGCATGAAAACCGGCGACGATCTGGCCGCCGTCGCGTGCAATCGTGCGCGGCTGCTCGAACTGGCCGGCGTTCGCGACGCCGCGTGGCTCGAACAGATACACGGCGCCGGCATCGTGCGCGCGGAAGATGCACTCGCGTACACGCACGAACATCACACGCCGATGCGCGCCGATGCGAGCGTCACCGATCGCGCGGGCCTCGCGTGCATCGTGATGGTCGCCGATTGCATGCCGGTGCTGTTGTGCGACGGGTCGGGCCGCGCGGTCGGCGCCGCGCATGCCGGCTGGCGCGGGCTGGCGGCGGGTATCGTCGAGCAGACCGCGCAGCGCGTCGCCACGCTCGCCGGCATCGAGGCGAGCGAGCTTTACGCGTATCTCGGTCCGGCGATTGGACCCACTGCGTTCGAAGTCGGCCCTGACGTGCGTGACGCGTTCATGAACGGCGTCGATGGCGCGCAACGCGACGAGACCGCGGCGGCTTTCGTCGCGCACCCGTCGAATGCCGGTAAATATCTCGCGGATCTGCCGGCACTCGCGCGCTTGCGTCTGCAACGGCTGGGCGTCATGCGCGTGAGCGGCGGCGATCTGTGCACGGTCACGCTGCGCGAGCGTTTCTACTCTTATCGCCGCGATCGCGACACCGGCCGCATGGCCGCGCTGATCTGGCTCGACGATCAGGCCCAGACGCTCGCCGATTGA
- a CDS encoding acetyl-CoA C-acetyltransferase, with amino-acid sequence MTDVVIVSAARTAVGKFGGSLAKIAAPELGAIAVRAVLERAGVKPEQVSEVILGQVLTAGSGQNPARQSLIKAGLPSAVPGMTINKVCGSGLKAVMLAANAIIAGDADIVVAGGQENMSAAPHVLPGSRDGFRMGDAKLIDSMIVDGLWDVYNQYHMGVTAENVAKEYGITREEQDAFAALSQNKAEAAQKAGRFDDEIVPVEIPQRKGEPLRFATDEFVRHGVTAEALAGLKPAFSKEGTVTAANASGINDGAAAVLVMSLKKAEALGLTPLARIKAYANAGVDPKVMGMGPVPASRRCLERAGWSPADLDLMEINEAFAAQALAVHKQMGWDTSKINVNGGAIAIGHPIGASGCRILVTLLHEMQKRDAKKGLASLCIGGGMGVALAVERM; translated from the coding sequence ATGACTGATGTTGTGATCGTATCGGCCGCTCGTACCGCAGTGGGCAAATTTGGTGGTTCGCTGGCCAAGATTGCCGCCCCTGAACTCGGCGCAATTGCAGTGCGTGCCGTCCTCGAACGCGCCGGCGTGAAGCCGGAGCAGGTGAGCGAAGTTATCCTCGGCCAGGTGCTGACGGCAGGCTCCGGCCAGAATCCCGCGCGTCAGTCGCTGATCAAGGCCGGTTTGCCGTCGGCGGTGCCGGGCATGACGATCAACAAGGTGTGCGGCTCGGGTCTGAAGGCCGTGATGCTCGCGGCCAACGCGATCATCGCGGGCGACGCGGACATCGTCGTCGCGGGCGGCCAGGAAAACATGAGCGCCGCGCCGCACGTGCTGCCGGGTTCGCGCGACGGCTTCCGCATGGGCGATGCGAAGCTGATCGACTCGATGATCGTCGATGGCCTGTGGGACGTGTACAACCAGTACCACATGGGCGTGACGGCGGAGAACGTCGCGAAGGAATACGGCATTACGCGCGAAGAGCAGGACGCGTTCGCGGCGCTGTCGCAGAACAAGGCGGAAGCCGCGCAGAAAGCTGGCCGCTTCGACGATGAAATCGTGCCGGTCGAAATTCCGCAGCGCAAGGGCGAGCCGCTGCGCTTCGCGACCGACGAATTCGTGCGCCACGGCGTGACGGCCGAAGCGCTCGCGGGCCTGAAGCCGGCGTTCTCGAAGGAAGGCACGGTGACGGCCGCGAACGCGTCGGGTATCAACGACGGCGCGGCCGCGGTGCTGGTGATGTCGCTGAAGAAGGCTGAAGCGCTGGGCCTCACGCCGCTCGCGCGCATCAAGGCGTACGCGAACGCGGGCGTCGATCCGAAGGTGATGGGCATGGGCCCGGTGCCGGCTTCGCGCCGCTGTCTCGAGCGCGCGGGCTGGAGCCCGGCCGATCTCGACCTGATGGAAATCAACGAAGCGTTCGCCGCGCAGGCGCTCGCGGTGCACAAGCAGATGGGCTGGGACACGTCGAAGATCAACGTGAACGGCGGCGCGATTGCGATCGGCCATCCGATCGGCGCGTCCGGTTGCCGGATTCTCGTTACGCTGCTGCACGAAATGCAGAAGCGCGACGCGAAGAAGGGTCTGGCTTCGCTGTGCATCGGCGGTGGCATGGGTGTCGCGCTGGCGGTCGAGCGCATGTAA
- the phaR gene encoding polyhydroxyalkanoate synthesis repressor PhaR: protein MTTTTKKTAERLIKKYPNRRLYDTETSTYITLTDVKQLVLDQEDFKVIDAKSNEDLTRAILLQIILEEESGGLPMFSSSMLSQIIRFYGHAMQGMMGTYLEKNIQAFIDIQAKLADQSKNLYEGKAMNPEVWSQFMNMQAPMMQGMMTSYIEQSKNMFVQMQEQMQNQAKTMFATFPFTPGGAVNAGGTPATPQDNPEAEKK, encoded by the coding sequence ATGACTACTACTACAAAGAAAACGGCCGAACGACTGATCAAGAAATATCCGAATCGTCGGCTGTACGACACAGAGACAAGCACCTACATCACGCTGACTGATGTGAAGCAACTCGTGCTGGATCAGGAGGATTTCAAGGTCATCGATGCGAAAAGCAACGAGGACCTGACGCGTGCGATCCTGTTGCAGATCATTCTCGAAGAGGAGAGCGGTGGTCTGCCGATGTTCTCGTCGTCGATGCTGTCGCAGATCATCCGGTTCTACGGTCATGCGATGCAGGGCATGATGGGCACGTACCTGGAAAAGAACATCCAGGCCTTCATCGACATTCAGGCGAAGCTCGCCGACCAGTCGAAGAATCTCTATGAAGGCAAGGCGATGAATCCGGAAGTCTGGTCGCAGTTCATGAACATGCAGGCGCCGATGATGCAGGGCATGATGACCAGCTATATCGAGCAGTCGAAGAACATGTTCGTGCAGATGCAGGAGCAGATGCAGAACCAGGCGAAGACGATGTTCGCCACGTTCCCGTTCACGCCGGGCGGCGCGGTGAACGCGGGCGGCACGCCTGCCACGCCGCAGGACAATCCGGAAGCGGAGAAGAAGTAA
- the phaC gene encoding class I poly(R)-hydroxyalkanoic acid synthase: MQQFLDTWMNAWRSFGVPSAGAPFQVPPMPQMPGMPPLAQMPFTPPAGFPQMPSFPGMPDFSKLATGAIPSLPSFPALNIPTAAIPPERLQKLQTDYSREAMELIQQAATSTSKAPELKDRRFSAEAWSATPAYAFTAAWYLLNARYLQEMVDALDTQPKVRERIRFAVQQWTAAASPSNFFALNPEAQKTLLDSKGESLRQGVMNLLGDMQRGKISQTDESRFAVGENLANTEGSVVFENDLLQLIQYKPRTPTVRERPLLIVPPCINKFYILDLQPENSLVAHGLDSGHQVFLISWRNADQSIAHKTWDDYIGEGVLTAIDTVRKVSGREQINTLGFCVGGTMLATALAVAAARGEHPAASMTLLTAMLDFSDTGVLDVFVDEAHVQMREQTIGGKSGTPPGLMRGLEFANTFSFLRPNDLVWNYVVDNYLKGRMPVPFDLLYWNSDSTSLPGPMYCWYLRNTYLENKLREPGALTTCGEQIDLSKIDVPTFIYGSREDHIVPWQTAYASVPLLSGPLKFVLGASGHIAGVINPPAKKKRSFWKLETDQKTLPETANEWFDASTEVPGSWWPEWTEWLDQYGGKKVKPRATAGSDEFPVIEPAPGRYVRQRE; the protein is encoded by the coding sequence GTGCAGCAGTTTCTTGACACCTGGATGAACGCATGGCGATCGTTCGGTGTGCCGTCCGCCGGCGCGCCGTTCCAGGTTCCTCCGATGCCGCAGATGCCTGGCATGCCGCCGTTGGCGCAGATGCCGTTCACACCGCCGGCGGGATTCCCGCAAATGCCGTCGTTTCCCGGCATGCCTGATTTCAGCAAGCTGGCCACTGGCGCGATCCCGTCGCTACCGTCGTTCCCTGCCTTGAACATCCCCACCGCCGCGATTCCGCCCGAGCGTTTGCAGAAGCTGCAAACGGACTACTCGCGCGAGGCGATGGAGCTGATCCAGCAGGCCGCCACGTCGACCAGCAAGGCGCCCGAACTCAAGGACCGGCGCTTTAGCGCGGAAGCCTGGAGCGCGACGCCGGCCTATGCATTCACCGCCGCCTGGTATCTGCTGAACGCGCGCTATCTACAGGAGATGGTCGACGCACTCGACACCCAGCCGAAGGTGCGCGAGCGCATCCGTTTCGCGGTTCAGCAGTGGACCGCCGCGGCATCACCCAGCAACTTCTTCGCACTGAATCCCGAAGCGCAAAAAACGCTGCTCGACAGCAAGGGCGAGAGCCTGCGCCAGGGCGTGATGAATCTGCTCGGTGACATGCAGCGCGGCAAGATCTCGCAGACCGACGAATCGCGTTTCGCGGTCGGTGAAAATCTCGCGAATACCGAAGGCTCGGTGGTGTTCGAAAACGATCTGCTGCAGTTGATCCAGTACAAGCCGCGCACGCCGACGGTACGCGAGCGGCCGCTGCTGATCGTGCCGCCGTGTATCAACAAGTTCTACATCCTCGATCTGCAGCCCGAGAATTCGCTGGTCGCGCACGGGCTCGATTCAGGTCACCAGGTGTTCCTGATTTCGTGGCGCAACGCGGATCAATCGATCGCGCACAAGACGTGGGACGACTACATCGGCGAGGGCGTGCTCACCGCGATCGACACCGTGCGCAAAGTCAGTGGACGCGAGCAGATCAATACGCTCGGCTTCTGCGTCGGCGGCACGATGCTCGCCACCGCGCTGGCGGTGGCCGCAGCGCGCGGCGAACACCCGGCCGCGTCGATGACGCTGCTCACCGCGATGCTCGATTTCTCCGACACCGGCGTGCTCGACGTATTCGTCGACGAGGCTCACGTGCAGATGCGCGAGCAGACCATCGGCGGCAAGAGCGGCACGCCGCCTGGCCTGATGCGTGGCCTCGAGTTCGCCAACACGTTCTCGTTCCTGCGGCCGAACGATCTCGTGTGGAACTACGTCGTCGACAATTACCTGAAGGGCCGCATGCCGGTGCCGTTCGATCTGCTGTATTGGAACAGCGACTCGACCAGCCTGCCGGGCCCGATGTATTGCTGGTATCTGCGCAACACGTACCTCGAGAACAAGCTGCGAGAACCGGGTGCGCTGACCACCTGCGGCGAGCAGATCGATCTGTCGAAGATCGACGTGCCCACGTTCATCTACGGTTCGCGTGAAGACCATATCGTGCCGTGGCAAACCGCGTATGCGTCGGTGCCGCTGCTGTCCGGGCCGCTCAAGTTCGTGCTCGGCGCGTCCGGTCATATCGCGGGTGTGATCAATCCGCCGGCGAAGAAAAAGCGCAGTTTCTGGAAACTCGAAACCGATCAGAAAACGCTGCCGGAAACCGCGAACGAATGGTTCGACGCATCGACAGAAGTACCCGGCAGCTGGTGGCCCGAATGGACCGAGTGGCTCGATCAGTACGGCGGCAAGAAGGTGAAGCCGCGCGCCACGGCCGGCTCGGATGAATTCCCGGTTATCGAGCCGGCGCCGGGCCGCTACGTGCGGCAACGGGAGTGA
- the rlmD gene encoding 23S rRNA (uracil(1939)-C(5))-methyltransferase RlmD, which yields MSRTAPHRRSPKRHKPAPAPALAITGKEPVIEIVSLDMEARGVGRTESEDGTPGKVVFVEGALPGELVSYSTHRSKPKFEQAEVVQVFRESVIRTKPKCSYFDICGGCSMQHLDVRAQVAVKQRVLEDNLRHLAKLRPETVFRPIHGPSWGYRYRARLAVRYLPEKGGMRIGFHEKKSSYIADMKTCEVLPPHVSAMLMPLRFMVRKLSIYERMPQLELAVGSSVTALVVRNLEPLTAADEQVLREFADEHHVQFWIQPGGPDTVTPLYPLDVELDYTLPEYGIRMPFKPTDFTQVNHAINRVLVSRALRLLAPARTDRVLDLFCGIGNFTLPLARISREVVGIEGSEVLTQRALANAELNGVAGHTSFACRNLFEVTADDLRALGHFDKFLIDPPREGALAVAKALAEIAQSGNGPLPKRIVYVSCAPATLARDAGLLVHEAGYRLVGAGVVNMFPHTSHVESIALFERD from the coding sequence GTGTCCCGAACTGCCCCCCATCGTCGCTCGCCGAAGCGTCATAAACCCGCCCCGGCGCCAGCGCTCGCTATCACCGGCAAGGAGCCGGTCATCGAAATCGTCTCGCTCGATATGGAAGCGCGCGGCGTGGGCCGCACCGAGAGCGAGGACGGCACGCCAGGCAAGGTGGTGTTCGTTGAAGGCGCGCTGCCGGGCGAACTCGTCAGTTATTCGACGCATCGCAGCAAGCCCAAATTCGAGCAGGCCGAAGTCGTGCAGGTGTTCCGCGAAAGCGTGATCCGCACGAAGCCGAAGTGCAGCTATTTCGACATCTGCGGCGGTTGCTCGATGCAGCATCTCGACGTGCGCGCGCAGGTCGCGGTCAAGCAGCGCGTGCTCGAAGACAACCTGCGGCATCTCGCGAAGCTGCGGCCCGAAACGGTCTTCCGGCCGATTCACGGGCCGTCGTGGGGCTATCGCTATCGTGCGCGTCTGGCGGTGCGCTACCTGCCGGAAAAAGGCGGCATGCGCATCGGCTTTCACGAGAAGAAGAGCAGTTATATCGCCGACATGAAGACGTGCGAGGTGCTGCCGCCACATGTGTCCGCGATGCTGATGCCGCTGCGCTTCATGGTCCGCAAGCTGTCGATCTACGAGCGTATGCCGCAGCTGGAGCTCGCGGTCGGCTCGTCGGTCACCGCACTCGTAGTGCGCAATCTCGAGCCGCTCACCGCCGCGGACGAACAGGTGCTGCGCGAGTTCGCCGACGAGCACCACGTGCAATTCTGGATCCAGCCGGGTGGTCCCGACACGGTCACGCCGCTTTATCCGCTCGACGTCGAACTCGATTACACGCTGCCGGAATACGGCATCCGCATGCCGTTCAAGCCGACCGATTTCACCCAGGTCAATCACGCGATCAACCGTGTGCTGGTCAGCCGCGCGTTGCGGCTGCTCGCGCCGGCGCGGACCGACCGCGTGCTCGATCTGTTCTGCGGGATCGGCAATTTCACGCTGCCGCTCGCGCGGATTTCGCGGGAAGTGGTCGGCATCGAAGGCAGCGAGGTGCTGACCCAGCGCGCGCTCGCCAACGCGGAGTTGAATGGTGTTGCCGGGCATACGTCGTTCGCGTGCCGCAACCTGTTCGAAGTCACCGCCGACGATCTGCGCGCGCTCGGCCACTTCGACAAGTTTCTGATCGATCCGCCGCGCGAAGGTGCGCTCGCGGTCGCGAAGGCACTCGCGGAGATTGCGCAGAGCGGCAACGGGCCGCTGCCGAAGCGCATCGTCTACGTGTCGTGCGCGCCGGCCACGCTCGCGCGCGACGCCGGCCTGCTCGTGCACGAGGCCGGCTACCGGCTGGTGGGCGCGGGCGTCGTCAATATGTTCCCGCATACGTCGCACGTGGAATCGATTGCGTTGTTCGAGCGGGATTGA
- a CDS encoding 3-ketoacyl-ACP reductase, which produces MTQRIAYVTGGMGGIGTSICQRLHKEGFKVIAGCGPNSPRRAKWLDEQKALGYDFVASEGNVGDWESTKAAFDKVKAEVGEIDVLVNNAGITRDVVFRKMTHEDWTAVIDTNLTSLFNVTKQVIDGMVERGWGRVINISSVNGQKGQFGQTNYSTAKAGIHGFTMSLAQEVATKGVTVNTVSPGYIGTDMVKAIRPDVLEKIVATIPVRRLGHPDEIGSICAWLASDESGFSTGADFSLNGGLHMG; this is translated from the coding sequence ATGACACAGCGAATTGCATACGTAACAGGCGGCATGGGCGGCATCGGCACGAGCATCTGCCAACGTCTGCACAAGGAGGGCTTCAAGGTGATCGCCGGCTGCGGCCCGAATTCGCCGCGCCGCGCGAAGTGGCTCGACGAGCAGAAGGCGCTCGGCTACGACTTCGTCGCATCAGAAGGCAACGTCGGTGACTGGGAATCGACCAAGGCCGCGTTCGACAAGGTCAAGGCCGAAGTCGGCGAGATCGACGTGCTGGTCAACAACGCCGGCATCACGCGCGACGTCGTGTTCCGCAAGATGACGCACGAAGACTGGACCGCGGTGATCGACACCAACCTGACCAGCCTGTTCAACGTCACCAAGCAGGTGATCGACGGCATGGTCGAGCGTGGCTGGGGCCGCGTGATCAATATTTCGTCGGTGAACGGCCAGAAGGGCCAGTTCGGCCAGACCAATTATTCGACCGCGAAGGCCGGCATTCACGGCTTCACGATGTCGCTCGCGCAGGAAGTGGCGACCAAGGGCGTGACGGTCAACACCGTATCGCCGGGCTATATCGGCACCGACATGGTCAAGGCGATCCGCCCGGACGTGCTGGAAAAAATCGTCGCGACGATTCCGGTGCGCCGCCTGGGCCATCCGGACGAAATCGGCTCGATCTGCGCGTGGCTCGCGTCGGATGAATCGGGCTTCTCGACGGGCGCCGATTTTTCGCTGAACGGCGGTTTGCATATGGGTTGA